In Monodelphis domestica isolate mMonDom1 chromosome 4, mMonDom1.pri, whole genome shotgun sequence, one DNA window encodes the following:
- the SLC6A16 gene encoding orphan sodium- and chloride-dependent neurotransmitter transporter NTT5 isoform X2, protein MENLLAQPSRHYETDFVLAQLGHSVGLAAFWRFPYLCHENGGGSFIVSYVFLLFAMGFPLIFMEMALGQNLHFSGWKQIHPRMWGLNLATCLISFMLLLYYNAVIAWSIFYLGNSFLCPLPWSQCPVGANGTSEVLECVRTRPSIYFWFRETLMVTGSIEEGGGLVFSLTVCLLVVWVSILFIWLQGLQAKGKVLYLSVLGPYVVLMYFLIQSCLLEGSIFGMLHFIQIKKSLITSTKVWRQAGAQMFISTGLGIGNIIFLYSCATKNNCAQDAFMLTFTHMASCLLTTQVIFSMLGFQAAILTRKCVLRNSWKLLDLIARGVLPLEATPPKDLNKKAVQSYAMWLEQLNSDLRKKVLEHVAECNMEDELRRSKQGPGLVFVAFTEAVTSFPGSSFWAVLFFLLLISQGLNVSVSQLQGTLTLLQDIFPSLSNFSLTISVTYCCLGFLCSLLFTQRSGLYFLKLFDEILATLPLIIMIFFETVGVAWIYGAKRFLDEVWAMLEFKIKLMHEYVLRYYTLLGVMILIIISLLDFIMEQPTYQAWDSSTALSRKHLMVA, encoded by the exons ATGGAAAACCTGCTGGCCCAGCCCTCCAGGCACTACGAGACCGACTTCGTCCTGGCCCAGCTGGGCCACTCTGTGGGCTTGGCGGCCTTCTGGAGGTTCCCTTACTTGTGCCACGAGAACGGAGGCG GTTCCTTCATTGTATCCTACGTGTTCCTGCTTTTCGCCATGGGCTTCCCCCTGATATTCATGGAGATGGCTCTGGGGCAGAACCTGCATTTCAGTGGCTGGAAGCAGATCCACCCCCGGATGTGGGGCTTGAACCTGGCCACCTGCCTG atatcCTTCATGCTGCTCCTCTACTATAACGCCGTCATCGCTTGGAGCATCTTCTACCTGGGCAACTCCTTCCTGTGCCCGCTGCCCTGGAGCCAGTGCCCAGTGGGGGCCAACGGCACCAGCGAGG TTCTCGAGTGTGTCCGGACCAGGCCGTCCATCTATTTCTGGTTCCGGGAGACCCTGATGGTGACGGGGAGCATCGAGGAAGGCGGTGGCCTGGTCTTCAGCCTCACGGTCTGCCTCTTGGTGGTTTGGGTCTCCATCCTATTCATATGGCTCCAGGGCTTACAGGCCAAAGGGAAG GTGCTCTACCTGTCCGTGCTGGGCCCCTACGTGGTCCTCATGTACTTCCTCATTCAAAGCTGCCTGCTGGAAGGCTCCATCTTTGGGATGCTCCACTTCATCCAGATCAAG AAGTCCCTCATCACCTCCACGAAGGTCTGGAGGCAGGCGGGAGCCCAGATGTTCATCAGCACGGGGCTGGGCATCGGCAACATCATCTTCCTGTACTCGTGTGCCACCAAGAACAACTGCGCCCAGGACGCGTTCATGCTCACCTTCACCCACATGGCCTCCTGCCTGCTCACCACCCAGGTGATCTTCAGCATGCTGGGCTTCCAGGCCGCCATCTTAACTCGAAAGTGCGTGCTGAG GAACTCTTGGAAGCTGTTGGATCTGATTGCAAGAGGGGTACTGCCCTTAGAGGCAACACCCCCCAAAGACCTGAACAAGAAGGCAGTCCAAAGCTACGCCATGTGGCTAGAGCAGCTTAACAGTGATCTGAGGAAGAAGGTTTTGGAGCACGTGGCAGAGTGCAACATGGAGGATGAGCTCAGACGT AGCAAGCAAGGCCCTGGCCTGGTCTTCGTAGCCTTCACGGAGGCCGTGACCAGCTTCCCCGGCTCCTCGTTCTGGGCTGTCCTCTTCTTCCTGCTCCTCATCAGCCAGGGCTTGAACGTTTCAGTGAGCCAGCTGCAGGGTACTCTGACCCTTCTGCAGGACATCTTCCCCAGCCTGAGCAATTTCTCTTTGACCATCAGTG TGACCTACTGCTGCCTGGGCTTCCTATGCAGCCTCCTCTTCACCCAGCGCTCTGGCCTCTACTTCCTAAAGTTGTTTGATGAAATTTTGGCTACACTGCCTCTAATTATCATGATATTCTTCGAGACCGTTGGTGTGGCCTGGATTTATGGAGCCAAGAG GTTCCTGGATGAAGTGTGGGCAATGTTAGAGTTCAAAATCAAGTTGATGCATGAGTATGTGCTGCGTTATTACACCTTGCTGGGGGTAATGATCCTGATCATAATCAGTCTGCTGGACTTCATAATGGAACAGCCCACCTACCAAGCCTGGGACAGTAGTACT GCACTATCCAGGAAGCATCTTATGGTTGCCTGA
- the SLC6A16 gene encoding orphan sodium- and chloride-dependent neurotransmitter transporter NTT5 isoform X1, with amino-acid sequence MENLLAQPSRHYETDFVLAQLGHSVGLAAFWRFPYLCHENGGGSFIVSYVFLLFAMGFPLIFMEMALGQNLHFSGWKQIHPRMWGLNLATCLISFMLLLYYNAVIAWSIFYLGNSFLCPLPWSQCPVGANGTSEVLECVRTRPSIYFWFRETLMVTGSIEEGGGLVFSLTVCLLVVWVSILFIWLQGLQAKGKVLYLSVLGPYVVLMYFLIQSCLLEGSIFGMLHFIQIKKSLITSTKVWRQAGAQMFISTGLGIGNIIFLYSCATKNNCAQDAFMLTFTHMASCLLTTQVIFSMLGFQAAILTRKCVLRNSWKLLDLIARGVLPLEATPPKDLNKKAVQSYAMWLEQLNSDLRKKVLEHVAECNMEDELRRSKQGPGLVFVAFTEAVTSFPGSSFWAVLFFLLLISQGLNVSVSQLQGTLTLLQDIFPSLSNFSLTISVTYCCLGFLCSLLFTQRSGLYFLKLFDEILATLPLIIMIFFETVGVAWIYGAKRFLDEVWAMLEFKIKLMHEYVLRYYTLLGVMILIIISLLDFIMEQPTYQAWDSSTSKQRVISFPPWSMALGFSLVSLTILPIPVGLLIYPKKAIVLPVSQDALSCDQSVVLAQNAISCDQSRAQTLSYDYPGTLTQDSVFYDYPSTPTQDSLSYDLPGRLTQDSLSYDLPGGLTQDSLSYDLPGGLTQDSHSFDLPNVWIRK; translated from the exons ATGGAAAACCTGCTGGCCCAGCCCTCCAGGCACTACGAGACCGACTTCGTCCTGGCCCAGCTGGGCCACTCTGTGGGCTTGGCGGCCTTCTGGAGGTTCCCTTACTTGTGCCACGAGAACGGAGGCG GTTCCTTCATTGTATCCTACGTGTTCCTGCTTTTCGCCATGGGCTTCCCCCTGATATTCATGGAGATGGCTCTGGGGCAGAACCTGCATTTCAGTGGCTGGAAGCAGATCCACCCCCGGATGTGGGGCTTGAACCTGGCCACCTGCCTG atatcCTTCATGCTGCTCCTCTACTATAACGCCGTCATCGCTTGGAGCATCTTCTACCTGGGCAACTCCTTCCTGTGCCCGCTGCCCTGGAGCCAGTGCCCAGTGGGGGCCAACGGCACCAGCGAGG TTCTCGAGTGTGTCCGGACCAGGCCGTCCATCTATTTCTGGTTCCGGGAGACCCTGATGGTGACGGGGAGCATCGAGGAAGGCGGTGGCCTGGTCTTCAGCCTCACGGTCTGCCTCTTGGTGGTTTGGGTCTCCATCCTATTCATATGGCTCCAGGGCTTACAGGCCAAAGGGAAG GTGCTCTACCTGTCCGTGCTGGGCCCCTACGTGGTCCTCATGTACTTCCTCATTCAAAGCTGCCTGCTGGAAGGCTCCATCTTTGGGATGCTCCACTTCATCCAGATCAAG AAGTCCCTCATCACCTCCACGAAGGTCTGGAGGCAGGCGGGAGCCCAGATGTTCATCAGCACGGGGCTGGGCATCGGCAACATCATCTTCCTGTACTCGTGTGCCACCAAGAACAACTGCGCCCAGGACGCGTTCATGCTCACCTTCACCCACATGGCCTCCTGCCTGCTCACCACCCAGGTGATCTTCAGCATGCTGGGCTTCCAGGCCGCCATCTTAACTCGAAAGTGCGTGCTGAG GAACTCTTGGAAGCTGTTGGATCTGATTGCAAGAGGGGTACTGCCCTTAGAGGCAACACCCCCCAAAGACCTGAACAAGAAGGCAGTCCAAAGCTACGCCATGTGGCTAGAGCAGCTTAACAGTGATCTGAGGAAGAAGGTTTTGGAGCACGTGGCAGAGTGCAACATGGAGGATGAGCTCAGACGT AGCAAGCAAGGCCCTGGCCTGGTCTTCGTAGCCTTCACGGAGGCCGTGACCAGCTTCCCCGGCTCCTCGTTCTGGGCTGTCCTCTTCTTCCTGCTCCTCATCAGCCAGGGCTTGAACGTTTCAGTGAGCCAGCTGCAGGGTACTCTGACCCTTCTGCAGGACATCTTCCCCAGCCTGAGCAATTTCTCTTTGACCATCAGTG TGACCTACTGCTGCCTGGGCTTCCTATGCAGCCTCCTCTTCACCCAGCGCTCTGGCCTCTACTTCCTAAAGTTGTTTGATGAAATTTTGGCTACACTGCCTCTAATTATCATGATATTCTTCGAGACCGTTGGTGTGGCCTGGATTTATGGAGCCAAGAG GTTCCTGGATGAAGTGTGGGCAATGTTAGAGTTCAAAATCAAGTTGATGCATGAGTATGTGCTGCGTTATTACACCTTGCTGGGGGTAATGATCCTGATCATAATCAGTCTGCTGGACTTCATAATGGAACAGCCCACCTACCAAGCCTGGGACAGTAGTACT TCCAAACAGAGAGTGATTTCTTTCCCGCCATGGAGTATGGCCCTAGGCTTTAGCCTCGTCTCCCTGACCATCCTGCCCATCCCGGTGGGCCTGTTGATTTATCCAAAGAAGGCAATCGTATTACCAGTCTCCCAGGATGCTCTCTCTTGTGACCAGTCTGTAGTACTGGCCCAGAATGCTATCTCTTGTGACCAGTCTAGAGCACAGACTCTCTCTTATGACTACCCTGGTACACTGACACAGGATTCTGTCTTTTATGACTACCCTAGTACACCGACCCAGGATTCTCTCTCTTATGATTTACCTGGTAGGCTGACCCAGGATTCTCTCTCTTATGATTTACCTGGTGGGCTGACCCAGGATTCTCTCTCTTATGATTTACCTGGTGGGCTGACCCAGGATTCTCACTCTTTTGACCTACCTAATGTTTGGATCAGAAAGTAA
- the SLC6A16 gene encoding orphan sodium- and chloride-dependent neurotransmitter transporter NTT5 isoform X3, whose protein sequence is MENLLAQPSRHYETDFVLAQLGHSVGLAAFWRFPYLCHENGGGSFIVSYVFLLFAMGFPLIFMEMALGQNLHFSGWKQIHPRMWGLNLATCLISFMLLLYYNAVIAWSIFYLGNSFLCPLPWSQCPVGANGTSEVLECVRTRPSIYFWFRETLMVTGSIEEGGGLVFSLTVCLLVVWVSILFIWLQGLQAKGKVLYLSVLGPYVVLMYFLIQSCLLEGSIFGMLHFIQIKKSLITSTKVWRQAGAQMFISTGLGIGNIIFLYSCATKNNCAQDAFMLTFTHMASCLLTTQVIFSMLGFQAAILTRKCVLRNSWKLLDLIARGVLPLEATPPKDLNKKAVQSYAMWLEQLNSDLRKKVLEHVAECNMEDELRRSKQGPGLVFVAFTEAVTSFPGSSFWAVLFFLLLISQGLNVSVSQLQGTLTLLQDIFPSLSNFSLTISGSHPSSC, encoded by the exons ATGGAAAACCTGCTGGCCCAGCCCTCCAGGCACTACGAGACCGACTTCGTCCTGGCCCAGCTGGGCCACTCTGTGGGCTTGGCGGCCTTCTGGAGGTTCCCTTACTTGTGCCACGAGAACGGAGGCG GTTCCTTCATTGTATCCTACGTGTTCCTGCTTTTCGCCATGGGCTTCCCCCTGATATTCATGGAGATGGCTCTGGGGCAGAACCTGCATTTCAGTGGCTGGAAGCAGATCCACCCCCGGATGTGGGGCTTGAACCTGGCCACCTGCCTG atatcCTTCATGCTGCTCCTCTACTATAACGCCGTCATCGCTTGGAGCATCTTCTACCTGGGCAACTCCTTCCTGTGCCCGCTGCCCTGGAGCCAGTGCCCAGTGGGGGCCAACGGCACCAGCGAGG TTCTCGAGTGTGTCCGGACCAGGCCGTCCATCTATTTCTGGTTCCGGGAGACCCTGATGGTGACGGGGAGCATCGAGGAAGGCGGTGGCCTGGTCTTCAGCCTCACGGTCTGCCTCTTGGTGGTTTGGGTCTCCATCCTATTCATATGGCTCCAGGGCTTACAGGCCAAAGGGAAG GTGCTCTACCTGTCCGTGCTGGGCCCCTACGTGGTCCTCATGTACTTCCTCATTCAAAGCTGCCTGCTGGAAGGCTCCATCTTTGGGATGCTCCACTTCATCCAGATCAAG AAGTCCCTCATCACCTCCACGAAGGTCTGGAGGCAGGCGGGAGCCCAGATGTTCATCAGCACGGGGCTGGGCATCGGCAACATCATCTTCCTGTACTCGTGTGCCACCAAGAACAACTGCGCCCAGGACGCGTTCATGCTCACCTTCACCCACATGGCCTCCTGCCTGCTCACCACCCAGGTGATCTTCAGCATGCTGGGCTTCCAGGCCGCCATCTTAACTCGAAAGTGCGTGCTGAG GAACTCTTGGAAGCTGTTGGATCTGATTGCAAGAGGGGTACTGCCCTTAGAGGCAACACCCCCCAAAGACCTGAACAAGAAGGCAGTCCAAAGCTACGCCATGTGGCTAGAGCAGCTTAACAGTGATCTGAGGAAGAAGGTTTTGGAGCACGTGGCAGAGTGCAACATGGAGGATGAGCTCAGACGT AGCAAGCAAGGCCCTGGCCTGGTCTTCGTAGCCTTCACGGAGGCCGTGACCAGCTTCCCCGGCTCCTCGTTCTGGGCTGTCCTCTTCTTCCTGCTCCTCATCAGCCAGGGCTTGAACGTTTCAGTGAGCCAGCTGCAGGGTACTCTGACCCTTCTGCAGGACATCTTCCCCAGCCTGAGCAATTTCTCTTTGACCATCAGTG GATCTCATCCCAGCTCCTGCTGA
- the LOC130454030 gene encoding uncharacterized protein LOC130454030 yields MLSLSFPSLSPFPPPPIPSSFLPSLLPLPPPLPLPPFASTLSPFPSFLPSIHFFFLPSFPPSFIPSFPPSFLSFPPPLSPSSLHFHFSSLPFLPSIRPSFLLSLSPSFLPLLLHSHLPLPSPLPLPPFASTLPPFPSFYSFFLPSFPFLLSFPSFVRSFLPSFLSFPPSCVPPFHPFFLPSILSYFLPSLLPLSPFLPSFPSFLPSLPASFLPCFLPSLLSPFLPSFLPSLPASFLSFLPSLLPSFPPSLPPFPLPSSLPASFLPCFLPSFLPSLLPSFPASFLSCFLPSLPASFLPSFLPSFLLLSPLPSSPLSFLPQTGREV; encoded by the coding sequence ATgttatctctctccttcccttccctttctcccttccctccccctcccatcccttcttccttcctcccttcccttctcccccttccccctcctctcccccttcctcccttcgcttccactctttctcccttcccttccttcctcccttccatccattttttcttccttccttccttccctccctcctttattccttccttccctccctcctttctttccttccctcctcccctttccccctcctcccttcacttccacttttcctcccttcccttccttccatccattcgtccttccttccttctctccctctctccctcctttcttcctttgctcctTCATTCccacctcccccttccctctcctctcccccttcctccattCGCTTccactcttcctcccttcccttccttctattcattcttccttccctccttccccttccttctttcttttccttcattcgttcgttcgttcctcccctcctttctttccttccctccctcctgcgttcctcccttccatccattcttccttccttccatcctttcctacttccttccttccctcctccctctttcccccttccttccttcttttccttccttccttccttccctccctgcttccttccttccctgcttccttccttccctcctttcccccttccttccttccttccttccttccctccctgcttccttcctttccttccttccttccctgcttccttccttccctccttccctccctcctttcccccttccttcctccctccctgcttccttccttccctgcttccttccttccttccttccctccctgcttccttccttccctgcttccttcctttcctgcttccttccttccctccctgcttccttccttccttccttccttccttccttcctccttctctcccccctcccttcctctcctctttccttcttgccCCAGACTGGCAGAGAGGTGTGA